The Xenopus tropicalis strain Nigerian chromosome 7, UCB_Xtro_10.0, whole genome shotgun sequence genome includes a region encoding these proteins:
- the gnb3 gene encoding guanine nucleotide-binding protein G(I)/G(S)/G(T) subunit beta-3, with the protein MGELEQLRQEAEALKKQIAEARKQCADTTLEQTTGGMEVVGRIQLRTRRTLRGHLAKIYAMHWSTDARLLVSASQDGKLIVWDTYTTNKVHAIPLRSSWVMTCAYAPSGNFVACGGLDNMCSIYNLKTREGNVRVSRELAAHTGYLSCCRFLDDNQIVTSSGDTTCALWDIETGQQKTVFTGHTGDCMSLAVSPDFNLFISGACDASAKLWDVRQGECRQTFTGHESDINAICFFPSGQAICTGSDDATCRMFDLRADQEISVYSQDSIICGITSVSFSLSGRLLFAGYDDFNCNIWDSLKRERVGVLSGHDNRVSCLGVTSDGMAVATGSWDSFLKIWN; encoded by the exons ATGGGGGAGTTGGAACAGTTGCGCCAGGAGGCTGAGGCACTGAAGAAGCAGATTGCG GAAGCCAGGAAACAATGTGCAGATACCACCCTAGAACAG ACTACCGGGGGAATGGAGGTGGTTGGCCGCATCCAGTTGCGCACAAGACGGACACTACGTGGTCACTTGGCTAAAATCTACGCCATGCACTGGTCAACAGACGCTAG ACTTCTTGTAAGCGCTTCTCAGGATGGAAAACTGATTGTGTGGGACACATACACTACGAACAAG GTCCATGCTATCCCTCTGCGTTCATCGTGGGTGATGACCTGCGCCTATGCCCCCTCGGGTAACTTTGTTGCATGTGGTGGGCTGGATAACATGTGCTCCATCTACAACTTAAAGACACGTGAAGGGAATGTGAGGGTGAGCCGGGAGCTTGCAGCACACACAG GTTACCTTTCCTGCTGCCGGTTTCTTGATGACAATCAAATTGTGACCAGTTCAGGAGATACAACATG TGCTCTATGGGACATTGAGACAGGACAGCAAAAGACTGTGTTCACAGGTCACACAGGAGACTGTATGAGCTTGGCTGTCTCTCCTGATTTTAACCTGTTCATCTCTGGAGCTTGTGATGCCTCCGCTAAACTGTGGGATGTGCGACAGGGCGAATGCAGGCAGACTTTCACCGGACACGAGTCCGACATCAACGCAATTTGT TTCTTCCCCAGCGGGCAGGCAATATGCACAGGATCTGACGACGCCACGTGCCGCATGTTTGACCTGCGTGCAGACCAGGAGATCAGCGTGTATTCACAGGACAGCATTATTTGTGGGATCACTTCCGTGTCCTTCTCCCTTAGTGGACGCCTCCTTTTTGCTGGATACGATGATTTCAACTGCAACATCTGGGATTCTCTAAAGCGCGAGCGTGTGG GTGTCCTTTCTGGCCATGATAACCGCGTGAGTTGCCTTGGAGTCACTTCCGATGGAATGGCTGTAGCCACAGGATCATGGGACAGCTTCCTGAAGATCTGGAATTAA